TGGATCAATTATACTTTTCTCGTCAAGCGGAAGACACGACCACTACGAAAGACCGGAATGAGAAAAAGGCTAATCGCACATTTCGGAGGTGCGCTACGATAACAACAGCCGAGGCTGAGAACCACCGGCAGGTAATGAGATATACAACCTAAGTTATTTTAATAAAATCAACATAAGTATATGGCAAGGCTTCTCCCTTCATTCTTCCTTATAGTCTTATTCTTCTCATACGGAAAGGGGCAATCCAGAATCCAGCAAATAAAAGTTGGAGACAAGGTTCCTGAGTTAGTTTTTGGGAACATGAAGAACTATTATAAAGACAAGGCTAATCTAAGCGAGTTTAGAAGTAAATTGCTAATTATTGATGTATGGAATAGATGGTGCTCAAGTTGCATAAACGCATTTCCAAAAATGGAAAGGCTACAAAAAATATTTGAAGATAAAATAGCTATAATTCTGCTTACCGATGATCCGATTGAAGAATTCAATAAACTAAGAGAAAAATCATCTATAGTTAAAAACACCCGCTTACCATTTTCTATCGAGGACACATTAATCAATAAATTATTTCCTCACAAAGGAGTTCCCATGCATATCTGGATTGATACCACGGGAACTGCCATCGCCATAACAAGTGGATACAATACTACAGAAGGAACAATAAGAAACTATCTTAATGGCAATTTGCCTTCTATGAACAGAAGAGATAACGATATAATAGATTTTGAAAAGAAAAAACCATTATTTGCAGAAGGAAATGGCAGACAGTTAGATAAGCTCGTAGCCTATTCAACGCTTTTTGGAAGTTTAAAAAACTATCGTTTTTCTTCATCTTCATATTTACATGATTCTATTTCAAAGAAAATAATAGGCTTTCGAAAGCTGAATGCGAATTTGCCATCGCTAATATCGTTTGCCTATAATACTTCGGACATTATCCTCGATTTTCCCGAAGGGGAAAAGTATTTCAGTCCAATATCTGAAGATTCTATGAATCAGTTTGTAGAAAAATATCAGTATTCTTATGAGGTAAAATTGCCAGAAAGGTGGTATGACTCAATTTCAACTATTCAAAAGTATTTGCAGGAAGACATATGCAGATATTTTAACCTCAAAATAAAATTGGAAAACAAAAAACTACTTACTTACAACTTAATTTCAACTGGGAGCATTCACAGAATAGTTTCCAAAAACAGTAATACACAAGCTATATCTGAATTCCACCCCATCCTCATTAATCTCATTTTCAAAAATGCTCCTATATTGGCATTAACCAATGGCTTATCTTCCATCATCAACAAAAATAGACGGACAGATAAAATAGCAGTAAATAACAACACGGGATATTCAGGAAATATTGACATGGAAATTTCAATACCAGATGCATCCATATGTTCTATCAACAAAGCACTAGCAGTACACAACCTGATGCTAATCCCAAAGTATGAAGTAAAGAAAGTTGCAATTGCCCGCTTAAGGGATTAAAAAAAAAGAGGCAGCCTCCAAAAGAGGCAGCCCCTAATATCAACTTTGATTTCGCTCAAAAAGCACTGAATCACTTAAGTATGCATTAAGGCTTGTAGAAAACTTCTTTTACCTGATATCTCTTGAAACCATCGCCAAGATCAATCAAAGGAGCACTAAGGTTTTCAGTTTCTTCTATTGTGAGGCAGCAGAAATCTACAAAGCTTTCGCATTCCTCAGCTTCAGCAGGAGTTGAAGCGTTAGCGATGTAAGGGCGGGCAGCAACTTTGGCATCAGCAGTTGCAGCAGGCGTGTTTGAAGCATTGGTCAATACATCGGTAGTGCTTCCATCGGTAAGGGTTAAGACTTCAAAACAGGCTGTAATTTGTCTTTTACCGAAAGTATTAGCTTGTGACACAAGAGCCGCGCTAATAGCGAGAATGGCGATAACTGCCATGAAACTTAATTTGAACTTTTTCATGATAAAATGTTTTAAATTTGTTAAATAATAAAGGGTGAACAAGAAGCTGTTTTTACAAGACAGATTGACAAACTTGTTTATTGCGCAATAAATATTTAGAAGTGGTGAGGAGATTTACTTCCCCTTTGTCCACTTGTTTAGTCTTAATTGAATGATTAACGCAATTAAAGCCAGTAGAGTTAACACTATGTTGAGCGTCAAATGTTGGTGCCAATCAAGTGAGGAAATGACGCCCCCGCAGCTACAGGGAATGTTACGCATATAGTTTAGAACATAATACACATGCGCTGTAAAGATTAGCATCAACCCTAGGGACGCTATTAGCCCAAGTAGCTTGGTCTTTTTAACAATAAGCAATAGTGCTATGGCAATTTCTAGTAGCGGAATGAAAAAGGTGAGAAATGGCGCATATTGGCTAAAGTAAGGCAACTTTCGCAACTGAAACCGAAAGTCATAGTATTCTATAAGCTTGCTGGTACCTGTGTAAAGCCATACTATTAGGAGGATAGCGCAGATTACCTCTACGGCGAGTCGATAGATTTTTACTGTCCTCACAGGAGATTGCGGAATTGACAAGGATTTTTGCTTCATAAGATACACGTATTTATGAATTAAGGGTATAACAATTAATTATCGTATATATTCAACTATGTAATAAAAAAATCTTGCAGAATACTTCATCAACAGCATATCTTTTTAACCCGTCACCCAAGTCAATCAGTGGTGCTCTCATATCAGCAGTTTCCATTACTGTGGCACAGCAGAAAATTTCAGGATTTCCAACACATTCGTCAATTGGATCTATTACATTAGATGCACTTTGCACAAATTGATTAACCGATGCCTGGATCGTTGCCGCAGTACAGCCTAGTCCATTAAGTGGTACAGAAGATCCCATACCATTAGTAACAGTCATAGTGGCAAAGCAATCAGTTATTTGCTTCTTCCCAATGTCGCCTGCTTTTGTAGCGAATGCGAATCCAGTGGCTAGTATGGATATAAGTATGAGGTGGTTTATGCGAAAGATTTTCATGACTTTAATATTTGGAGGCACAATACAAGCAATATAGCTTTACAATTATGTTAGAAATACCATCTTGTAATCAGGTATAATATGATGTGGAATAGAATAATTGGCTATATGGTTACAAATCCTGTCTTAAGCTATTGTTGACGATCCTATGCTTTCTGCTAAATTGGTTATACGAAGCTAAGAATGCCCGGATGTAATATGACCGCAGTGAGTTTTTCTTTTTCAATATTATACCAGAGATTTTCTACTCTTTGAACTGGGGCGCCCCTTTTTAGGAGAACCAGCTATAGTTGAAACATCAATATTAATATTCATTTGATCACCCCTTCGCCAAATGTAGCCTGCAATTACTCTAGGTTTTCCCTGAATTGCGGAAGCTATAATCTGATAGCATCGTTGTACAGAATCCGCTGCGGACTTGAGGGTATTATAGCAGGCCACGGGCGTACCATTGGGTGTGAATTTGGTGACCTTAACGGCTCTTGAATAGTCACCGCGATCAGCTATATCGCGTTTGCGGCAATCCGAAAGTTCTATTTTCCGGCCATTTATTTCGATATCATTTAACTGATAGGTTTGTACACCTATATTTCCTATTTCAAGTAGATTTCCTGCTCTCCAAATATAGCCTCCGGCGTTGCCAACCAACCCTTGAATATTTTGCGAAATTGCTCGGTGTGGTATTCCAGTTATCTTTGAGGCAAGTGATTTGGCGACATAACTAGCAAGGACATTTCCCTGTAGATCGAGTTGCGTAATAGGTTTCCCCTTCTTTTGTCTATAAGAGCTCCATCTTTTTACCTGGTGATCTTGAATTTCTTTCTTGTTTATTTTATCTGCATCACCCTCCCGCCAGTAGTAACCTCCCGCGGTGCACATGTAATGCCGGACTGCATAGGAAATACTAGAATGATTGATAGCAGTTATCCGCGCAGCTTCCATA
This genomic stretch from Chitinophaga sp. XS-30 harbors:
- a CDS encoding redoxin domain-containing protein, with product MARLLPSFFLIVLFFSYGKGQSRIQQIKVGDKVPELVFGNMKNYYKDKANLSEFRSKLLIIDVWNRWCSSCINAFPKMERLQKIFEDKIAIILLTDDPIEEFNKLREKSSIVKNTRLPFSIEDTLINKLFPHKGVPMHIWIDTTGTAIAITSGYNTTEGTIRNYLNGNLPSMNRRDNDIIDFEKKKPLFAEGNGRQLDKLVAYSTLFGSLKNYRFSSSSYLHDSISKKIIGFRKLNANLPSLISFAYNTSDIILDFPEGEKYFSPISEDSMNQFVEKYQYSYEVKLPERWYDSISTIQKYLQEDICRYFNLKIKLENKKLLTYNLISTGSIHRIVSKNSNTQAISEFHPILINLIFKNAPILALTNGLSSIINKNRRTDKIAVNNNTGYSGNIDMEISIPDASICSINKALAVHNLMLIPKYEVKKVAIARLRD
- a CDS encoding NUMOD1 domain-containing DNA-binding protein; the encoded protein is MKDWTLRLQTTIQVENRTYHFQVARLVYYCFIDKFNMDDANLIITTKNGNGLDIRQENLALLTYTQKNHRSYDIGRQKSHFQTNKQKLMEILQVSLMKSRKVVSQYDKDGKFIATFKSIMEAARITAINHSSISYAVRHYMCTAGGYYWREGDADKINKKEIQDHQVKRWSSYRQKKGKPITQLDLQGNVLASYVAKSLASKITGIPHRAISQNIQGLVGNAGGYIWRAGNLLEIGNIGVQTYQLNDIEINGRKIELSDCRKRDIADRGDYSRAVKVTKFTPNGTPVACYNTLKSAADSVQRCYQIIASAIQGKPRVIAGYIWRRGDQMNINIDVSTIAGSPKKGRPSSKSRKSLV
- a CDS encoding MauE/DoxX family redox-associated membrane protein translates to MKQKSLSIPQSPVRTVKIYRLAVEVICAILLIVWLYTGTSKLIEYYDFRFQLRKLPYFSQYAPFLTFFIPLLEIAIALLLIVKKTKLLGLIASLGLMLIFTAHVYYVLNYMRNIPCSCGGVISSLDWHQHLTLNIVLTLLALIALIIQLRLNKWTKGK